A single Carnobacterium alterfunditum DSM 5972 DNA region contains:
- the dinB gene encoding DNA polymerase IV, which yields MDIGVVRFDEPKRDTTRKIIHIDMDAFFASVEERENPDLKGKPVIIARHPKETGGKGVVATANYEARKFGVHSAMSAQKAFELCPHGNFISGHYELYREVSAEVRAIFERYTDIIEPLSLDEAYLDVTENKKKIASATRIAKLIQRDIWQEIHLTSSAGVSYNKFIAKLASDYHKPAGITVIPPDKALAFLRELPIEKFYGVGKKTVEKMHEAAIYTGEDLYQKNEMELIQGFKRMGYSLYRKVRGIDNSPVQVSRERKSVGRELTYGKNLTTVQEILSELRFIANKVQLSLQKNQKHGKTVVLKVRYSNFETVTKRLTLPNYVKDGEEIFFHAQNLWDEIGIMDRGIRLLGITVTNLDPLSYENIVLPLWDKEISY from the coding sequence ATTTGATGAACCAAAAAGAGACACAACGAGGAAAATCATACACATTGACATGGACGCTTTTTTTGCCTCTGTAGAAGAACGAGAGAATCCTGATCTAAAAGGAAAACCTGTGATCATTGCGCGACATCCAAAAGAAACAGGTGGAAAAGGAGTTGTCGCGACAGCAAATTATGAGGCTCGTAAATTTGGTGTTCATTCTGCAATGAGTGCTCAAAAAGCCTTTGAATTATGTCCGCATGGGAATTTTATTTCTGGTCATTATGAATTGTATCGAGAGGTATCAGCAGAAGTCCGTGCAATATTCGAGAGATATACGGATATAATTGAACCTCTCTCTCTAGATGAGGCTTACCTAGATGTTACGGAGAATAAAAAAAAAATAGCAAGTGCAACGCGTATCGCTAAACTCATTCAAAGAGATATCTGGCAAGAAATACACTTAACTAGTTCAGCTGGAGTATCATATAATAAATTCATCGCTAAGCTCGCTTCTGATTACCATAAACCTGCTGGAATAACGGTTATCCCTCCTGATAAGGCCTTAGCTTTTTTACGAGAGCTGCCCATTGAAAAATTTTATGGAGTAGGAAAAAAGACGGTTGAGAAAATGCATGAAGCAGCTATTTATACAGGGGAAGATTTGTATCAAAAAAATGAAATGGAACTGATCCAAGGGTTCAAAAGAATGGGGTATTCTCTGTACCGTAAAGTTAGAGGAATAGATAATTCCCCGGTCCAAGTAAGTCGTGAGAGAAAATCGGTTGGCAGAGAGCTGACTTATGGGAAAAATCTAACAACAGTACAAGAAATTTTAAGCGAATTAAGATTTATTGCAAATAAAGTTCAACTATCGCTCCAAAAAAATCAAAAGCACGGTAAAACGGTTGTATTAAAAGTGCGGTATTCTAATTTTGAAACGGTGACGAAGCGTCTAACATTACCTAATTATGTTAAAGATGGTGAAGAAATCTTTTTTCATGCTCAGAATCTTTGGGATGAAATTGGAATAATGGACAGAGGTATACGATTATTAGGCATTACAGTAACGAATTTGGATCCATTGTCCTACGAAAATATCGTCTTACCATTATGGGATAAAGAGATTAGTTATTGA
- a CDS encoding metal-dependent hydrolase, with translation MKISWHGQSCVQIQTNSGVTILIDPFITGNPKSDLDPNTVKADVIFLTHAHNDHIGDTEPIAKRTGALIVANVEIATFFKRRGFKTHGMQMSGKHQFDFGEVKMTQAIHGSTYEIEGEALTLGLAAGIVFSVDGQTIYHAGDTALFTDMKLIGAYKMIDVAFLPIGDNFTMGPEDATSAASYVQAKKVVPIHYDTFPLIKQNAEEFCISLPENQGLSLKVGEVFDVSYV, from the coding sequence ATGAAGATTTCTTGGCACGGACAGTCTTGTGTACAAATACAGACAAATTCAGGAGTTACTATTTTGATTGATCCTTTTATTACTGGAAATCCTAAAAGTGATTTAGATCCTAATACTGTTAAAGCAGATGTGATATTTTTGACACACGCACATAATGATCACATAGGGGACACAGAACCTATTGCAAAAAGAACAGGAGCATTAATTGTAGCAAATGTAGAAATAGCGACTTTTTTTAAACGAAGGGGTTTTAAAACGCATGGTATGCAGATGAGTGGAAAACATCAATTTGATTTTGGTGAAGTCAAAATGACACAAGCTATCCATGGTTCTACTTATGAGATAGAAGGAGAAGCCCTTACCTTGGGACTTGCTGCTGGAATCGTCTTTAGTGTAGATGGACAAACGATTTACCACGCAGGGGATACAGCTTTGTTTACTGATATGAAGTTAATTGGAGCTTATAAGATGATAGACGTAGCCTTCTTGCCGATCGGCGATAATTTTACTATGGGACCAGAAGATGCAACTAGTGCTGCAAGCTACGTTCAAGCAAAAAAAGTTGTTCCCATTCATTATGATACATTCCCGTTAATTAAACAGAATGCTGAAGAATTTTGTATCAGTTTACCGGAAAATCAGGGTCTATCATTAAAAGTAGGAGAAGTATTCGATGTATCTTATGTGTAG
- a CDS encoding DRTGG domain-containing protein — MATKHDQIIAYIETLPVGEKISVRSIAKNLGVSEGTAYRAIKEAETNGLVSTIQRVGTIRIERKIKETFETLTYGEVVKIIDGDILGGKEGLDKDLSKFIIGAMTEEAMVRYITPGSLMIVGNRENAQKLALEYGAAVLITGGFKTNEEIILLADKLKMPVLSTTYDSFTVATLINRAITDQLIKKEIMLVDDIYTKADQTLYLTANQLVLDYRKLNDQSQHTRFPVVNKKNRLIGMVTARDIIGKQDHVSIERVMTKNPTFAKTHMSVASVGHLMIWDGLEVIPIVEDDLTLMGIVSRQDVMKSMQSSQHQPQMGDTLSDQINENIEVSAPSSKSDFSDIPYYKFKVTPQMTDDVGTLSFGLLSEVITTVTKNTLVVFQKKNAILEQMNLYYLKLVQLGSEIEIRPRVFEIGRRTAKLDIEVYTDTVLVAKATVACQLMQKT; from the coding sequence ATGGCTACAAAACATGACCAAATCATAGCATATATTGAAACTTTACCGGTTGGAGAAAAAATTTCAGTTCGATCGATCGCAAAAAATTTAGGTGTGAGTGAAGGAACGGCTTATCGAGCTATTAAAGAGGCAGAAACAAACGGGTTAGTTTCAACGATCCAAAGAGTTGGGACCATTCGTATTGAACGTAAAATAAAAGAAACGTTTGAAACGTTGACTTATGGAGAAGTCGTGAAGATCATAGATGGCGATATCTTGGGCGGCAAAGAAGGATTAGATAAAGATTTAAGTAAGTTTATTATTGGGGCCATGACTGAGGAAGCAATGGTTCGTTATATCACACCAGGTTCTTTGATGATCGTAGGGAATCGCGAAAATGCACAAAAACTAGCTCTTGAATACGGTGCTGCAGTCTTGATCACTGGTGGTTTTAAGACAAACGAAGAAATTATTTTATTAGCGGATAAATTAAAAATGCCTGTATTAAGTACAACGTATGATTCTTTTACTGTAGCGACATTGATCAACAGAGCAATCACAGATCAACTGATCAAAAAAGAAATTATGCTTGTGGATGATATTTATACAAAGGCTGATCAAACACTTTATTTAACGGCTAATCAATTAGTTTTAGATTACCGTAAGCTAAATGATCAGAGCCAGCATACACGCTTTCCAGTAGTAAATAAAAAGAATCGTTTGATAGGGATGGTTACGGCTAGAGATATTATTGGTAAGCAAGACCATGTCAGTATTGAACGTGTAATGACAAAAAATCCTACATTTGCAAAAACGCATATGAGTGTGGCAAGTGTTGGACACTTGATGATTTGGGATGGTTTGGAAGTTATTCCTATCGTTGAAGACGACTTAACACTTATGGGGATTGTTTCAAGGCAGGATGTCATGAAATCTATGCAATCCTCTCAACATCAACCACAGATGGGTGATACGTTGTCTGATCAAATCAATGAAAATATAGAGGTTTCAGCACCTTCTTCAAAATCTGATTTTTCTGACATTCCTTATTATAAATTTAAAGTAACCCCACAGATGACCGATGATGTTGGAACACTTTCATTTGGATTATTGAGTGAAGTTATCACTACTGTGACAAAGAATACGTTAGTGGTTTTTCAAAAAAAGAACGCTATACTTGAACAAATGAATCTATACTATTTGAAATTAGTTCAACTTGGAAGTGAAATAGAAATCAGGCCCCGTGTCTTTGAAATAGGCAGAAGGACTGCAAAATTGGATATTGAAGTTTACACAGATACTGTTTTAGTAGCGAAAGCAACAGTAGCCTGCCAGTTGATGCAAAAAACCTAA
- a CDS encoding DHH family phosphoesterase encodes MKLYNQILEAIKESETIIIHRHKNPDPDALGSQGGLSEIIKASFPTKNVLKAGGPVGDLGYLAEMDDIPNESYQEALVIVMDTANTPRISDERYSKGKILVKIDHHPNDDAYGDIVLVNTNASSSSEIIADFCFYHKEELKMTTKAAKLLYAGIVGDTGRFLYPATTPKTMRIVADLMEFSFKPDEINRKMTEMSRKVAQLSGYVLQNIDIHPSGVGIVVLTKAIMEQFGVTDSETSAIVSLPSALGEIVLWGIFVEQPDGHYRCRLRSKGPIINEVAKEHDGGGHPLASGANAKDLHEVNQIIQQLIQVAEQR; translated from the coding sequence ATAAAATTATACAATCAAATACTTGAGGCAATTAAAGAATCGGAAACGATCATTATTCATAGACATAAAAATCCTGACCCAGACGCTCTTGGATCTCAAGGTGGATTATCAGAAATTATAAAAGCTAGTTTTCCAACTAAAAATGTTTTAAAAGCAGGTGGTCCAGTAGGTGATTTAGGCTACCTAGCTGAAATGGATGACATTCCAAACGAGTCCTATCAAGAAGCTTTAGTGATCGTGATGGACACAGCTAATACACCCCGTATCAGTGATGAGCGTTATAGTAAAGGAAAGATATTAGTTAAAATAGACCACCATCCAAATGATGATGCTTATGGGGATATTGTGTTAGTGAATACGAATGCTAGTAGTTCAAGTGAAATAATTGCAGATTTTTGTTTTTATCATAAAGAAGAATTAAAAATGACAACTAAAGCTGCTAAATTATTGTATGCAGGTATAGTAGGAGATACTGGCCGATTTTTATACCCAGCTACTACACCTAAAACTATGCGGATCGTTGCTGATTTAATGGAATTTTCTTTTAAGCCTGATGAAATCAATCGTAAGATGACCGAGATGTCGCGAAAAGTAGCACAGTTATCAGGGTATGTTTTACAAAATATAGATATCCATCCCTCTGGTGTAGGAATAGTTGTTCTTACTAAAGCTATTATGGAACAATTTGGGGTAACAGATTCTGAAACTTCTGCAATTGTTTCTCTACCTAGTGCATTAGGAGAAATTGTTTTGTGGGGCATATTTGTTGAACAGCCTGATGGTCACTATCGTTGCCGATTACGATCTAAAGGGCCTATTATAAATGAGGTAGCTAAAGAACACGATGGCGGCGGGCATCCGCTAGCGAGTGGAGCCAATGCAAAAGATTTACATGAAGTGAATCAAATTATCCAACAATTGATCCAAGTAGCTGAACAACGCTAA
- a CDS encoding ISL3 family transposase, translating into MKNHAYSIVKNGYLTSRVKWVSSTHYATSIRLKKQRFLCRACGVTFVARSPEIEEGCFIAKRVKQSIAVELADTISIKDLSKRHFVSPTTVDRVLKQLNQSVKNTFKSLPQHLSFDEFQSVKNVEGKMSFIYSNADTHEPIDILPTRLLLALRRHFLRYPYKTRMNVKTIVVDMNAAYFTLVKDLFPNAKVIIDRFHIVQLISRSLNQTRVQTMKQFHTSNSEDLKNYRKFKRYWQLLLKDSDDLNFKDYRYQRLFKKPLPNTEIIDYLLTLDETLKATYDLYQNLLYYSKKNDYKGFKNLVLKASPKELSPFMQTALKTLRKHLPRIKHTFMYPYSNGALEGSINKIKVIKRVAYGYRNFQNFRCRILISFKAKKSSARRFSHAA; encoded by the coding sequence ATGAAGAACCACGCCTACTCTATTGTAAAGAATGGGTATTTAACCTCTAGGGTTAAATGGGTCAGTTCGACTCATTATGCAACGTCTATTCGATTAAAGAAGCAGCGGTTTCTTTGTAGAGCATGCGGTGTTACCTTTGTTGCACGTTCTCCTGAAATTGAAGAAGGTTGCTTCATCGCTAAACGGGTCAAACAGTCTATCGCGGTTGAATTAGCCGACACTATTTCTATAAAAGACCTGTCTAAACGGCATTTTGTTTCTCCTACCACTGTAGACAGAGTCTTGAAACAACTCAATCAGTCTGTTAAAAATACCTTCAAATCCTTGCCGCAACACCTCTCTTTCGATGAATTTCAATCCGTTAAAAACGTCGAAGGAAAAATGAGCTTTATTTATTCGAATGCAGACACACATGAACCAATCGATATCTTGCCAACTCGGCTGCTACTAGCTTTACGCCGTCACTTTCTTCGCTATCCCTATAAGACGAGGATGAACGTAAAAACGATTGTCGTAGACATGAACGCGGCCTACTTTACATTAGTTAAAGATCTCTTTCCTAATGCTAAAGTGATCATTGACCGTTTCCATATCGTTCAGTTGATATCACGCTCGTTGAATCAAACCAGAGTTCAAACAATGAAACAATTCCATACCTCTAATTCAGAAGATTTAAAGAATTACAGAAAATTTAAAAGGTACTGGCAACTCCTGTTAAAGGATTCAGACGACTTAAATTTTAAGGATTACCGCTATCAACGACTCTTTAAAAAACCTTTACCGAATACAGAAATCATCGACTACCTACTTACGCTCGACGAGACTCTTAAAGCGACGTATGATTTGTATCAAAATCTTCTTTATTATTCTAAAAAAAATGACTATAAAGGGTTTAAAAACCTTGTACTTAAGGCTTCTCCTAAAGAGTTATCTCCTTTTATGCAGACTGCCCTTAAAACCCTGCGTAAACACTTGCCTAGGATAAAACATACTTTTATGTATCCCTATTCTAACGGTGCTTTAGAAGGGTCAATCAATAAAATAAAAGTCATCAAACGGGTTGCTTATGGTTATCGGAATTTTCAGAACTTTAGATGTCGTATTTTGATTAGTTTTAAAGCAAAAAAAAGCAGCGCGAGAAGATTCTCTCACGCTGCTTAA
- a CDS encoding hemolysin family protein, translating into MSIITGIIVFFIILFLASLFVMSEFVLVRIRPSRLDYLIENGNKKAILLKEMTQKLDTYLSATQLGVTITSLAIGWLGDPTFGRLFDLMFSSFAIPSSVSTIASIILSFTILTTLQVIIGELVPKNIAINKTEQIGLFIAKPLQMWYRIMYPLVYILNRTANGISRRIGMKNISEPEEGVSEEELRIIMGESLKSGEINRDEYQFVENVFAFDDRMSREIMVPRTEMVTVSTSMTLREIAQLVSKERFTRYPVIKDGDKDIVLGIINTKEIFAVYVDAVEAKLSETFSFAEYIRPIISVIETIPIKELLVKMQKERNQIAVLVDEYGGTSGIISMEDIVEEIVGDISDDYEIVGEPEIKKIGDHHYRVSARMLIDDVNDIFGLSIEEEDADTIGGWMMNQKYDISIGEELIYNNHGFIVITAGNGTLEVIDIIKKTPQVATNEID; encoded by the coding sequence TTGTCAATTATAACCGGAATTATTGTATTCTTTATTATTTTATTTCTTGCGTCACTATTCGTGATGTCAGAATTTGTACTGGTTCGTATCCGCCCGTCAAGGCTGGATTACTTGATTGAGAATGGCAATAAAAAAGCGATTTTATTAAAAGAAATGACTCAAAAATTAGATACTTATCTCTCAGCTACCCAATTAGGTGTAACGATAACTTCATTAGCTATTGGTTGGTTAGGAGATCCTACCTTTGGTCGCTTATTTGATCTTATGTTTTCATCTTTTGCTATCCCCTCTTCTGTCTCAACGATTGCTTCAATTATTTTATCTTTTACCATTTTAACTACTCTTCAAGTTATCATTGGGGAATTGGTACCTAAAAATATCGCAATCAATAAAACAGAACAAATCGGGTTATTCATTGCTAAACCACTACAGATGTGGTATCGCATCATGTATCCTCTAGTTTATATATTGAACCGTACTGCAAATGGTATTTCACGCCGAATCGGTATGAAAAATATCAGTGAACCTGAAGAAGGTGTCTCTGAAGAAGAACTGCGCATCATCATGGGTGAAAGCCTAAAAAGTGGTGAGATCAATCGTGATGAATACCAATTTGTAGAAAATGTATTTGCATTTGACGATCGAATGAGTCGCGAAATCATGGTACCTCGTACGGAAATGGTGACCGTATCAACGTCGATGACCCTAAGAGAAATAGCTCAATTGGTTAGTAAAGAACGCTTTACACGTTATCCGGTAATCAAAGATGGCGATAAGGATATTGTCTTAGGCATCATAAACACAAAAGAAATTTTTGCCGTCTATGTAGACGCCGTAGAAGCGAAGCTATCTGAGACATTTAGCTTTGCAGAATACATTAGACCTATTATTTCAGTTATTGAAACAATCCCTATCAAGGAACTTTTAGTAAAAATGCAAAAAGAACGCAATCAAATAGCCGTTCTTGTAGATGAATATGGTGGAACTAGCGGCATTATTTCAATGGAAGATATTGTAGAAGAAATCGTCGGAGATATTAGCGATGATTACGAAATTGTTGGTGAACCAGAAATCAAAAAAATTGGTGACCATCATTACCGCGTGAGTGCAAGAATGTTGATCGATGATGTAAATGACATTTTTGGTCTTTCTATTGAAGAAGAAGATGCCGATACCATCGGTGGTTGGATGATGAACCAAAAATACGATATTTCTATCGGTGAAGAACTAATTTATAATAATCACGGCTTTATCGTTATCACAGCTGGAAATGGAACACTTGAAGTCATTGATATTATAAAGAAAACGCCACAAGTTGCTACGAATGAAATAGATTGA
- a CDS encoding PBP1A family penicillin-binding protein — translation MDESSFLTKIKKILLIFWKWAKPYLIKFHQKRQRFWKRYHVNKLIILAMLTIALVASAYLLFLAKTANVSTLKAGLEQTTTIYDVNNEEAGTLYSQKGTFVSIEEISGSIEQAVISTEDKRFYKHSGFDPIGIARAAVGYVINGGNIVGGGSTITQQLAKNAYLTLDQTVIRKLKELFLAIEIEKVYTKDEILEMYLNNSYFGNGVWGVEDASQKYFGKSAVDITLSEASTIAGMLKAPTNYNPIDNYDDAISRRNTVLDLMATNEIVTQEEVDALKAKGLILVDTYSDREGYQYPSYFDAVVNEAIYTYGLSEEEVLNKGYKIYTSLNQDYQQAMDTTYENDYLFQDASDATLLESGSVALDPETGGVFAIYGGRKEHTFRGFNYATQTVRQPGSIMKPLAVYTEALEQGYTIDSMLVDEPLSYGEDNYTPENVDDQYEGEVPMYQALAESKNTSAVWLLDEIGLDNGFEKVEEFGIPLVEGPEGDGYLGLALGGLSKGVSPLMMASAYTTFANEGFMSEGHFITKIVDATGAVIVDNTEPEKKKVTTPEVADQMTSMLMGVFSNGTARNNDPSGYTIAGKTGSTEVSFNDKGGTTDQWTVGYTPDIVIATWMGFDPTDEEHYMTTGSSTGVGPLFKLQMENILPYTESTAFNTESAEKIVAAEEENETGSNDWKQEIKDTVDSIGGKVKEGSDILKDKVGSLLDGFTNKVPQ, via the coding sequence ATGGATGAATCCTCTTTTTTAACTAAGATAAAAAAAATTCTGCTGATATTTTGGAAATGGGCTAAACCCTATTTAATAAAGTTCCATCAAAAACGGCAAAGATTTTGGAAAAGGTACCATGTCAATAAACTAATCATTTTGGCTATGTTGACTATAGCTTTAGTTGCAAGTGCGTATTTATTGTTTTTAGCAAAAACAGCAAATGTTTCTACACTAAAAGCAGGTTTGGAACAAACAACGACGATTTATGATGTTAACAACGAAGAGGCTGGGACACTTTATTCACAAAAGGGAACGTTCGTTTCAATTGAAGAGATATCCGGATCAATCGAACAAGCTGTTATTTCAACTGAAGATAAACGTTTTTATAAACACTCAGGATTCGATCCAATCGGGATTGCAAGAGCAGCTGTTGGATATGTTATTAATGGTGGGAATATTGTTGGGGGCGGGAGCACAATTACCCAACAGTTAGCTAAGAATGCTTATTTAACGCTAGATCAAACTGTTATTCGAAAATTAAAAGAACTATTTTTGGCTATTGAAATCGAAAAAGTTTATACAAAAGATGAAATTTTAGAAATGTACCTTAATAATTCCTACTTTGGAAATGGAGTATGGGGTGTGGAAGATGCTTCTCAAAAATATTTTGGAAAGTCCGCAGTAGATATTACTCTATCAGAGGCGTCAACAATAGCTGGAATGTTAAAAGCACCTACAAATTATAATCCTATCGATAATTACGACGATGCTATTTCTCGAAGAAATACAGTCCTGGATCTAATGGCAACAAATGAAATTGTGACCCAAGAAGAAGTTGATGCATTAAAAGCTAAAGGGTTGATATTAGTAGATACTTATTCGGACAGAGAAGGGTATCAATACCCTTCTTACTTCGATGCGGTAGTAAATGAAGCAATCTACACATACGGTTTGAGTGAAGAAGAAGTTTTAAATAAAGGATATAAAATTTATACTTCATTAAATCAAGATTATCAACAAGCAATGGATACAACCTATGAAAATGATTATCTATTCCAAGACGCATCAGATGCAACACTTCTAGAAAGTGGTTCTGTTGCCTTAGACCCAGAGACGGGCGGCGTTTTTGCAATTTATGGAGGACGGAAAGAGCATACATTTAGAGGTTTCAATTACGCTACTCAAACTGTTAGACAGCCAGGCTCTATTATGAAACCTTTAGCCGTATACACTGAGGCTTTGGAACAAGGTTATACGATTGATTCAATGCTTGTTGATGAGCCGCTCTCATATGGTGAGGATAATTATACTCCTGAAAATGTTGATGATCAGTATGAAGGCGAAGTTCCCATGTATCAAGCATTGGCAGAAAGCAAAAACACTTCTGCGGTATGGCTTCTAGATGAAATTGGACTAGATAATGGATTTGAAAAAGTTGAAGAATTCGGTATACCTCTCGTTGAGGGCCCTGAAGGGGATGGCTACTTAGGGTTGGCATTAGGAGGTTTGAGTAAAGGTGTATCGCCACTCATGATGGCGAGTGCTTACACAACGTTTGCAAACGAAGGATTCATGAGTGAGGGGCATTTTATTACTAAAATCGTTGATGCTACAGGCGCAGTGATTGTTGATAATACTGAGCCTGAAAAGAAAAAAGTTACTACTCCAGAAGTGGCAGATCAAATGACTAGTATGCTGATGGGAGTATTTTCAAATGGAACAGCACGAAACAATGATCCATCGGGTTACACAATAGCTGGTAAAACTGGGAGTACTGAAGTATCCTTTAATGACAAAGGCGGTACAACGGATCAATGGACAGTTGGTTACACACCTGATATCGTGATTGCAACTTGGATGGGATTTGATCCGACAGACGAGGAACATTATATGACAACAGGCAGCTCTACAGGTGTAGGTCCATTGTTTAAACTACAAATGGAAAACATTCTACCATACACAGAATCAACAGCTTTTAATACAGAAAGTGCTGAAAAAATTGTCGCTGCAGAAGAAGAGAATGAAACAGGTTCTAATGATTGGAAGCAAGAAATAAAAGATACTGTTGATTCAATAGGTGGGAAGGTCAAAGAAGGATCAGACATTTTGAAGGATAAAGTTGGAAGTTTATTGGATGGATTTACAAATAAAGTGCCACAATAG
- a CDS encoding YlbF family regulator, with protein MSTNIYDTANNLEKELRDSEEYVTLVAAFGEVKKDESASKMYHDFQEVQMKLQQKQMAGEQITEEEIAEAQNLAQTSGDNEVIKALMESEQRLSTLIEDLNRIIMKPVQDVYQG; from the coding sequence ATGAGTACAAATATTTATGATACAGCTAATAATTTAGAAAAAGAATTAAGAGATAGTGAAGAATATGTTACATTAGTAGCAGCTTTTGGTGAAGTAAAAAAAGATGAATCAGCCAGCAAAATGTACCATGATTTTCAAGAAGTTCAAATGAAATTACAACAAAAACAAATGGCAGGCGAACAAATTACTGAAGAGGAAATTGCTGAAGCTCAAAACTTAGCTCAAACTTCTGGTGATAATGAAGTTATCAAGGCGCTAATGGAGTCTGAACAACGTTTAAGCACATTGATTGAAGACTTAAACCGTATCATTATGAAACCTGTTCAAGATGTATACCAAGGATAA
- a CDS encoding metallophosphoesterase family protein, whose product MVKFIHAADLHLDSPFIGLKTLPEFIWNAIYLSTFSALTKIVDKAIQKNVDFVCLVGDIYDNDERSVKAQAYLRNEMERLNKMKIPVYLLHGNHDYIENTGLHLDMPENVVLFNEMVETKWFTTKEDEQIAITGFSYDKRWVLERKIKDYPEKHPRATYHIGLLHGFSEGSNSEHGNYAPFTLSELRSKKYDYWALGHIHKRQQLGENPPIIYPGNTQGRSSKESGEKGFELVKLTESGVAAEFCSTAAIQWRTIELSVKEMKNLDEVYKALRTTIEEQKNEDYSLFLSIHLTDNEQLLEGVIKKIKQGELLEALQQISKTDTFVWVHKIELQTIVENNIPAIQKLFPDEWNKVQSEIEKEGLFNDSTNALFDFPGIEDVVETREEQYRKKIVLEAIELVRNQLGFERSDNLED is encoded by the coding sequence ATGGTTAAATTTATTCATGCAGCTGATTTACATTTGGACAGCCCTTTTATAGGCTTAAAAACTTTACCCGAATTTATTTGGAATGCTATTTATCTATCTACATTTTCAGCTTTAACTAAAATAGTGGATAAAGCGATTCAAAAAAACGTGGATTTTGTCTGTTTAGTTGGCGATATTTATGATAATGATGAACGAAGTGTTAAAGCTCAAGCTTATCTGCGAAATGAAATGGAACGGTTAAATAAAATGAAAATACCAGTTTATCTATTGCATGGCAATCATGATTACATAGAAAATACTGGATTGCATTTAGACATGCCAGAAAATGTCGTTTTATTTAATGAAATGGTGGAAACAAAATGGTTTACTACTAAGGAAGATGAACAAATTGCCATTACTGGTTTTAGTTATGATAAAAGATGGGTTCTTGAAAGGAAAATCAAAGATTACCCAGAAAAACATCCACGAGCAACTTATCATATAGGATTATTACATGGCTTCTCAGAAGGATCAAATTCAGAACATGGAAATTACGCTCCTTTTACATTATCTGAGTTAAGAAGCAAAAAATATGATTATTGGGCTTTGGGTCATATTCATAAAAGACAGCAATTAGGTGAAAACCCTCCGATTATTTATCCTGGAAATACTCAAGGAAGAAGCAGCAAAGAAAGTGGAGAAAAAGGATTTGAATTAGTAAAGTTGACCGAATCTGGTGTGGCAGCTGAATTTTGTTCTACTGCAGCAATTCAATGGAGAACCATTGAACTCTCTGTCAAAGAAATGAAAAATTTAGATGAAGTCTATAAAGCATTGAGAACAACTATTGAAGAACAAAAAAATGAGGATTACAGTCTTTTTCTTTCAATCCATTTAACGGACAATGAACAGTTACTCGAAGGAGTTATAAAGAAAATTAAGCAGGGTGAATTACTGGAAGCTCTGCAGCAAATCTCGAAAACAGATACTTTTGTTTGGGTTCACAAGATAGAGTTGCAAACAATAGTTGAGAATAATATACCAGCCATCCAAAAGCTCTTTCCAGATGAATGGAATAAAGTTCAGAGTGAAATTGAAAAAGAGGGCTTATTTAACGATTCAACAAATGCACTTTTTGATTTTCCTGGAATAGAAGACGTTGTAGAAACTCGTGAAGAACAGTATCGGAAAAAGATTGTACTGGAAGCTATAGAATTGGTCCGTAATCAACTAGGATTTGAAAGAAGTGATAACCTTGAAGATTGA